AAGAAAaatcagaaaaatgttttatatcagaATTTAAAGATGCTTTAATAAATtattgtatttgaaaaaaagtgctttttgtttgttattgtcttGTTGTCAAATTAACTGAAATGGTTccatttgtgtttgaatgtgattgtatttaaatgtttcagtcaGCCAAGTCTTTAATTGTTTTGCTCTCTTTGACAAGGGGACGGTCTGAACCATATGACCTGAATGAAGCATAGAACTTTAGCACAGGTTTCTGCAAATAAGCAATAATCTTATTGACTTTACTGGATAATCACTCTGTGAAGAACTCTATTATACTCAAATGAAAACTAattcagaataatgtatttttgttttttttatagctatTGATGCATTTACGGTGTTAGTAACTCTAATGTTTTAGTTGTTGAATTTGAGGATAATTATATTGTACTTCAAATGCTGCTATGTAGCTCTGTGAATGTTCCCCTGGTGATCAATTACAAGAGTATTATTATTAGCaatagtggtagtggtagtcgcagtattattattaatataaatatgcaaGGGATAAATGTAATGATCTATTATAAAGCTCAACGGCCTCTTGTTGATATCTCAAAACGTGTCTCGGTCTATCATCAAGTGTGTTTTACCAGacgagggcttttattttgaaaattctCCTCAGAGGTTTGCCCCTCTCGCTTAAacatattttgttaatttaGTAAGTTAATcgcaaggaaaacaaaaaaaaacattgcagttGATTTTCTGTTCActagttttaaaaaagaaaaacaattcaaaccaAGGCAAGATATTTATTTACGGTAAGATGTTTGCAGCTGTTTCATGAGACGAGCGTCAGGCGTTGATGACGTCAGAGTTGGCCCACCCTCCGGACTGAGAGGTTAGTGTTGCTGTTGTCCCTTGCAGTCTGCAGCTCCCACTCGCTTCACAATGTCGGGAGTTCACACTGCATCAGCCTTTGTTTTTGCCTTGATTTTCTACGGTGTTTTTATAACCACGGAGGCGCAGACTTCGACTCCTTCTCCAGGCACCAGTAAgtgtatttagttttattttagacTGAGCTGTTGTGCTTTGTTAATACAGTAACAGTTAGGTCAGGAGGTGGTCacatgataacaaaaaaaatggattatGAGCAAAGATTATCCTCTTAATTCATTGTGATCCTTCCAAACAAACTTTAACTAAGTATATCttattgtgaatgtgtgtcacTGTAAACTCTGTTGATGATTTGTCCTCGTGGCCAGAAATGTTAACATCTTTAAGATTGTATTTCATTACTTGAGGCCATTTCTTCAACTGCTTGAACTCACACCGTAAAAGGAAGGTCAATAAGCCCTATAACTTACAACATAACAATCTGTaactgtctctgtttcagttcCTTGTGCCTTGAGATCCAACACCAGTTGTAAAGAATGTCTGGAGAATGTAACAGTAAGTCTGTTAAACTCCAGCCAAACACAGATAGTAACTTTCTTCAGTGTCGTTAGTGGTGTAATACTATGAATACCAACAATATGATACTAAGCACAgtgtttgttgctgtttttgtacAGTGTTTGTGGTGCACACCAACCAAACAATGCTTGGACTACCCAGTGAGGAACATCTTGCCCCCCAGCACTGTGTGTCCATTGAATGATGCACGATGGGGGTTGTGTTGGGGTAAGACTCCCTACgtttacatttcacatttaaatgtaaaaaaagactCTGTAAACCCAAGGCCTCAAATCACCATTAATTCCAACCTGATTTGGCGATGTCCTTAAATTCGCAATATCAATTTATTGTTTGGGTCCTTTTTCAAAATAGAAAttacaaacattgttttattttttacatgatAGTAAAATCAATGGTCAACAGGCAATTTGAAGACCTCAAttaatgcttcagaaatatgtgATGAGCATTTAGGAATATTTTATGACCTTTTAGA
This genomic stretch from Eleginops maclovinus isolate JMC-PN-2008 ecotype Puerto Natales chromosome 7, JC_Emac_rtc_rv5, whole genome shotgun sequence harbors:
- the pttg1ipb gene encoding PTTG1 interacting protein b, which codes for MSGVHTASAFVFALIFYGVFITTEAQTSTPSPGTIPCALRSNTSCKECLENVTCLWCTPTKQCLDYPVRNILPPSTVCPLNDARWGLCWVNFQILIITMSVVGGVFIIGILVCCFCCCKCERIGNKKEDAKMERQTRARKNRQKAKTTEMQMRHDEIRQKYGIAKENPYARMDDH